A window of Desulfobulbus oralis genomic DNA:
TGCCTGATGACCTCCAGCCTGACCCTGGCCTGTACGACGGCAAGCGTCGCCCCCATGTTCTCCCCGAGTTTACCTGCAGACCCGCTGCCAGTGATATCTTCCTTCATGTTCCATCCATCCTCCGCCACAGTCCAACTCCGGATGCAAAGCAGGTTCTTCCCAAAATACTGGCGTCTCTGTCAACCTGCCTAGATGACAGCTCCGGCAAGGCAGGCCCGGCCTGCAACAGAAACGCAGCCCTGCCTTCCGGCCTGCGTATGGTACCCCCACACGCGACTCAGATTATATGCAAGCAGCCCTCATTAGGCAAATTCAAAGGCTCAAAAAAGCCCGGCCGGGAGACCAGTCCCGCAAGATGCAGGCCGAACACACACTCCCCTCTGGCGCTTCTGCATTTTCATCACCCGTCTGATATGCTATGCTCTGGGTTTTGCAGATCCATGCCGCCCGTGACAGCAGGCAGGCTGTTCCGGCACATCTGAAACCCGCAAATCACCTCCTGGCATACCTTTCCCAGGCATTATGGCAAATACCGTATCGGAGCGGACAGCTCCGGAAAAGAAGTATTACACTGTAGGCGTGCTGACCAAGGCCTTTTCCGTTATCGAAATCATGAGCCGGGAAAGCAAGTGGGAACTGGGTCGGCTCGCCGCAAGCGCCGGCATGCCCAAGGGCACGCTGCAACGCATCCTGCTGACCATGGTGGAACTGGGTTATGTCAGCCGCGACCGGAGCCAGTACGCGCTGAACCTGGAATTTTACCGGCTGGGCCAGCGCATTGCCGCAAACAACAGCATCCTGGAGCACGCGCGCCCCCTCTGCCGCAAGCTCATGCAGGCCGTGAACGAGATTGTGAATCTCTGCGTGGGCCTGAACACGGAAATGGTGGTCGTGGATCAGCAGATCCCCTGGCAGACGCTGCGACTGGACTCCATCATCGGCTCCTCCTTTCCCATCTTCCTGTCCGCCTCCGGCAAGGCCTACTGCGCCTTTCTGGACGAACTGAAGCTGCTCAGGCTGTTGCAGGAGATCCGCCGGGAAAACCAGGCGATAGAGCAGAAAGCGGTGGACAGATTTCTGGCCGAGCTGGAGATAGTGCGTGTTGAAGGTCTGGGTTTTGACCGGGAGGAACTCTTTCAGGGCCTGCGCAGTATTTCGGCCCCGATTTTCGACTGCACCGGCAATGTGATCGCCACGGTGGGCTGTTCCATGCCAACCGTGCGCGTCACCCCGGAAAAGTCCGAGCTGCTGGCCCGGGAAGTCGCCGACTGCGCGGCCCAGATTTCCCATTCGCTGGGCGCGGCCCCACGCCTGTTCTCACCCGGCGCGCATGCCATGCTGGACGAGGCGCCACCGGCCACAGAGTAAAGGGAAAAATATGGCTTACCGAATCGTTTTCGGCGTATGCGGCGCCAGCGGCATGCCGCTGGCCAAGGCCGTGTTGGCCGCCTTTGCCAGCGTCCCAGACCTGGAATGCCATCTGATCATCTCCACCCAAGCCAGCCGGGTGCTGGAGGCGGAATGCGAGGTGAGCGCCGAAGCGCTGGGCGGCCTGGCAGCCGCAAGCCATGAGCCGGGGGATTTGTCCGCAGGCCCGGCCAGCGGTTCCTGGCAGCACAATGGCATGGTCATCTGCCCCTGCACCATGAGTTCTCTGGCAGCCATTGCCGGCGGCTATGGCAGCAATCTCATCCACCGGGCCGCAGACGTAAGCCTGAAGGAACGGCGACCGCTCATACTGGTGACCCGGGAAACGCCCCTTTCCCTGATCCATATCAACAACATGCAGGCAGCGACCCAGGCCGGGGCCTGCATCATGCCCTTCATGCCGGCCTTTTACAGCGGCGAGACCACGCTTGCAGGGCTGATGCGGCACTTCGCGGGCCGACTTCTGGACCAGCTCCACATTCCCCATATGCTCTGCGCCCGCTGGCAAAACAACCAATGAGGTCGAGACCGCAGGAGATCCCAGCCCTAGAAGGTGCATGCCTCTTCCCAGAGGGCTAGAGCATTTCGACTTTAAGATTGTATATGACCACAAGATCTGAACCAGCCCTGGGCATCGTTTGCAGAAACGCGGTACAGGGCCTTCCCGACTCCCGCAACCAGGTCTTCGTTGGTTCTGGCCTTGATTCCCCGCAATATCTGCTGCACCTTGCTCCACATCTTTCCGCTGGGATTCAAGTCAGGGCGGCAGGCCGGTAAAAACAAGACACTCTGTCATCCCCTCCAGGCGGATGGCAGATAAAACCGTTACCGCCTCCCGATGCCCGCGCGGGCGCGCCTCGAGCCGCTTCTCCCGTTCAAATTCACGAATCCACCGGCTCACGCTGTTCAGGTGGTAGCCCAGGAAGTCAGCGATTTGTTGCCGTGAAACGGCCCGCACCATATGCACTGACCGCAACCGCACGTATTTCTGAACCGGCTGTTTTCATGCCTTGACTCTGAACTTTCCTTTAACTACTTTGAACGCTGAAAGGCTCTAGCGGGACATCTGTGAAAATCTACTGATAATCACTAAATTTACCATCCAGATGGTATGTTATATTCTTTCATTTTCAGATATAGTGTATTTCTTGAAATACCAAGATTTTTGGCAGCTTTGCTTTTATTATATCCGGTTTTTTCCAAAGCAGACAAAATTCCATCTTTTTCTGATTCAGCAACCAGGCTTTTCAAAGAAGTTCTGGCAGATTTCCATTTATTCACACCCTTCAAAAGTCTCTCAGGTAAAAACTGAGAAGATAATTCTGTTTCATTTATATTCTCCATACAGCAATAGGAATATGTCAGAACATTTTTCAGTTCCCGTATATTTCCGGGCCAATTATACTGCATAAATATTTTAAATACCTCGGATGATACATGGAAATTCTGGGCAATCATAGGTGGACAAATATCTTTTGTCAATTGTGAAATGAGTAGAGGAATATCTTCCCTATGTTTACGCAGTGGTGGTAAATGCAACTCAAGAATATTCAGACGAAAGTAAAGATCTTCCCGAAAGATCCCCTGATGAACCATATCGGGAATATGGCGATTGGTTGCAGCAATCAGCCTAAAATTGGAGTATACTTTTTTTCCCATACCGAGTTTCTGTATCTCTTTACTTTCCAGTACTCGAAGGAGTTTCGTCTGCAAATGCAGGGGCAATTCGCTGATTTCATCAAGAAAAATAGTGCCCTCGTCAGCCAATTCAAAAAGCCCCTTTTGTCCGCTTTTTTTAGCTCCTGTAAAAGCACCGGCCTCATAACCAAAAAGTTCCGCCTCGGCAAGATCGTGGGGTAAAGCGGCGCAGTTGACGGGAATAAAGGCATTATTTGCACGTGTACTGGCATTATGTATGGCTTGGGCAAAGAGTTCCTTGCCAGTGCCATTCTCACCGGTCAGGAGAATGGGGGCACTATTTCGCGCAAACAGCAAGCCTTTACTTTTTAGATTTTGCATAATTGCTGAGTTGCCGATAATCATATCAAACGAATACAGCCCACTTTTGACGGTTATTTGTTGCTGAAAAAGATTTTTCAACTGATTTATTCTGTACAAAAGTTCATGATTATATGACTGAGAATGCGAGGTACTAATAACCTCTGAAAGTACGCAGACGACTTCTCCACTACTGTCAACAATAGGGACTCGCCGACATAAACCTTCCACTCCATTGTACAATCGACTATTTATATTATTTATTTTCTTATTCTTAGCCGTCAGCAAACTCCCCTCTTTTCCAGTTTGAAATAGCTCGTCAATTTTCTGACCAACTACACTGTTTTCACTTTTCAAATTGTAGAGTTCATAACCTGATTTTGAAAAATATAGGATATTTCCTTCTTTATCAGTGAGAGATGTTCCAACTTTTAGGGAATCTAGTAGCTTCAAGAAAAGTGGATTTCCGAGTAGCTGTTGTAGATGTTCATGTTTAATATATGATTGTACATACATGACTTTTCTCATATTTATATGAATACTGGATTATTCTGTTATTTTTTCGTGCTATTTTGAATGGTTATATTGTCCATCATAACAATCCATTAAGAAAGTTTTAAAAGCCACATTGTGAATACAAAAGTATTACAAAATATATTGACAACTGGCTAAAAAACTTAACGTGAATCGACTTCGATCATTTCCTTCTATCAGATGGAAAAATTTCCACAATCGTATAATAATGCGTAGTGCATTCAAATTGCAATCGCATCACGCAGAGTATAGCTAAAAATTTCAACGGGAGTCTGGTAGGCAAACATTTTCGGGGTTGCCTATTCAGGCGCTCGTATCCTGTGCGGTTATTGGGAGCTTTTAATAATATGTTTCATGTCATCGGCCCGTTGAAGAATCCTTGCTTTTCCAAGCGTTGTGAAAAATAGCCGGTTGTGCCACCGCGTGTCAGTTAGTCAATCTCGAAATGAGCAGGTTCAGGTTGCCAATTTGGGCAAAAATCAGCCCGTTACAGCATCAGCCCAGCCCCTTGAGTGTGCCAAAACCAAACAAGGTCCGCAGCAGTACCCCCAGTTGAATCGGACAATGTGGATGATGGAGCGCGGCTCCACATTCTCGATTCCCCACAAAAAGCTGTGCCGCAAATCTGTCCATCAAAGGACTGACGCGATAACAGCCCATTTCAAAGCCCTCTGTGCGCAAATTCTTCGCCATTCGTCTGCTACCCGGGCTTTGACGCGGCAACTTGAACACAGCCTTCATCCGGCGGCACAGACACCAAGCCTGCTGGTCGATAATCTGCGCTCCGCATGCTCCCACTCGTAGAAGGTGCTGCGGCTGACGCCCATGACCCGGCGCAGCACAGGTATCGGATAGGAACCGCTCTGCTCGCCGATGAGGCCATACTTCACTCCATTGCTTTCGCAAAGAAAGCGCTCGCCTTTTTCAGGATTTCTTTCTCCATCCGTAGCGCTTTGACCTCCCTGTGCAATCGAACCTATGATGCGCGCTCCTTGGCTTTCAAACACTCACTACTTGTTTCCTGCTCAAGCTCCTGCATCCACCGTTGGACAATGTTCCTGCTGGTGTGCACCGCCTGCACAGTCTTGTCCACGGAGCAACCTTTCTGCGTCACCTGCACGATGCCGCCCTTCTTGAACGCTGGCGTAAAGGTCTGTCTCACCGTCATCTCCCACCTCGGTCGGTCGTTTAACCACCTTAACGAGGCGGCCGGTATGATTAGACCTCTTCAGGGCTCCTTTTACAAGGAAATTGTCAATAAAAAATGACACTTTTTTCTTTGTACGCATAAAAAAAGACAATATCGTATCTTTGTTAGGACAATATACGCTCTGTTTTTGCCAATTTTAGTAGAATAATTTATTGTTATTTTTATTTTTTTTGAAATGGCACACTATTTGTTTAAGAGGGTTAATGAAAAGTAGACAGGCGTCGCCAAAGTCCAGGATGGCTGCAGTCACATGGGCGTACAAGCTGGGGATACTGCTGCGGGCCCTGTTTGGCTTCGGCATACTAAAGGCTGGGCCGCTGCCCGTTCCAGGCTGCTCCTCCTGAATCGGCAAAATACGCCTGCTTATTCTGGCAGTTGGCCGCCCGAGGGCGCAAGGCGGATTGCCCCGTGATGATCTATTTGAGATGGAGGGCCTGATATAAAATTGCACAAGCGAACACGTTGCACCGCATGGGGGAGCCCAGAATTCTGTAATGGACTGTTAGATGGGGTTTTCAGGGACGTCCAATTTAACCACTAGGACAAAATCAACTCAAGCTGGACAAGACCTTAGTGTCTGTCCGGGAAGCTGCAGATGCTTCGAACCCAAGCAGAAGCTGCATCGAAGGAGCCACCAGTGACCACTCAAGACGCGGCCATCAAAATCCAAGTCAAACATCTGACAAAACGTTTCGGGGACCTCACGGTGCTGGAGGACATCAACTTCGTCATCAAAAAAGGTGAGTTGCTTGCCATCGTCGGCCCTACCGGTTGCGGAAAAACGACCTTTCTCAACTGCCTGTCTAAGCTGATGCCCGCCACCAAAGGCGAGATCCTCATTGACGGTGAAGCTGCCAATCCTCAAAAACACAATATTTCCTACGTGTTTCAAGAGCCTACCTGTCTGCCTTGGCGTACGGTTCGAGAAAATGTGGCCTACGGTATGGAAATCAAGGGAGTCAACAAGGAGGAGCGTGAAAAGCGTGCCAGTGAGATCATGGATCTGGTCGGCCTTTCTTCCTGCGCCGATTTGTACCCCAATCAGGTTTCTGCCAGTATGATGCAGCGCATCGCCGTGTCCCGTGCCTTCGCCGTGGCCCCGGACCTGCTGCTGATGGATGAGCCCTATGGCCAATTGGACGTCAAACTGCGTTACTACCTTGAGGACGAGTTGGTGAATCTGTGGCGCACACTGGGCAGTACGGTGCTGTTCGTTACGCATAACATCGAAGAAGCGGTCTACATTGCCGAACGCATTTTGGTGCTAACCGCTAAGCCAACCAGCATCAAGAAGGAGATCTCAATCGACCTGCCACGTCCCCGCGACCTTGTTGATCCAAAGTTCGTGGAACTGCGCAAAGCAGTGACGGACCTCATCCGCTGGTGGTAGTCCCGCTTCCATACAGCCCTCCCTGATGGCAACGAAAGAGGAAAAAGATGGCATATAAAAAAGTAGAGATCAAGCAGCCCCTCCCTCTTCTGGTGCTCCCTTATCTCAGCGTGATCACCTTCTTTGTGATGTGGGAACTGTCTGTGCGTACCGGGATTGTGCCTGACACGCTTCTTGCGCCGCCCACGACTGTGATCAAGACCTTTATTGTCAAACTGCATGATATCTCTCCCGATGGCGCCACCATCGGGAGACACGCCTGGACTTCCTGTCAGGAAGCATTTACCGGCTTTGCGCTGTCACTTTTGGTCGGCATTCCACTGGGGTTGTGCATGGGCTGGTTTAAGATCGTCGAGGGTCTGTGCCGCCCCATTTTCGAACTCATCCGCCCCATCCCGCCAATTGCATGGATTCCCCTGACGGTGTTTTGGTTTGGCATCGGCCTGACTGGCAAAGTGTTTATCATCTGGATTGCAGGCATTGTTCCATGCGTCATCAATTCCTGGGTTGGGGTACGCATGACGAATCCTACCCTGATCCAGATGGCCCGAACCTACGGTGCCAGCGACTGGCAAATTTTCACCCAACTGTGCATTCCCTCGGCCTTGCCCATGGTATTCGGCGCCCTACAACTGGCTCTCACCTACTGCTGGACCAACCTCGTCGGCGCCGAACTGCTTGCCGCCGATTCCGGCCTAGGCTATCTGATTACAATGGGCGGGAAGGTTGCGCGTCCAGACATTATTGTGCTGGGCATGATTTGCGTCGGCATCTCGGGTGCCATCATCGGCTTCATTATCGATGAGATCGAAAAGAAACTGCTGGCCGGCATCAGGAGGTGAACCGTGACGACACACAGTATCGCAAACGAAACCGTTGATCATTCCCGCCAAAAGGAAGCGTGGACTCTCAAACGCGTGCTGACCAACACCTATTTACTCAACGCTGTCTCTCTGATTCTCTTCTTTTTGATCTGGGACTACGTCGCCAAGGAGCGCATCTTCCACGATTCTCTAGCCCGTCCTTTGGATGTACTGAAACAGATCATTAAACTCATCACCGTCAAATACGCGGGCAGCACGCTTTGGGGGCACATCTGGGCCAGCACCCGGCGCATTCTCATTGGTTTCTCCATTGCCGCCGTCATTGCCGTTCCTTTGGGGCTCTTCATGGCGCTGAACAGATATGTGAACGCCCTTGTGAAACCACTCTTCGACCTGTTTAAGCCCATGCCGCCCATCGCCTGGGTGACGATTGCCGTGCTGTGGTTCGGCATCGGCGAAACATCCAAGGTGTTCATTATCATCATCGGATCCTTTGTACCCTGTCTATTGAACGCCTGCAACGGCGTACGCCTGGTTGACCCGGAACTCTACGATGTGATTCGCGTCCTCGGCGGCAAGCGCAGGGACGAAATTTTTCATGTGTGCCTTCCCGCTTCATTTCCTGCTGTGTTCGCCGGCCTGCAGATTTCCCTCAGCGTTGCATGGACCTGCGTGCTGGCCGCTGAACTGACCAACTCCCGTGCAGGTCTTGGATTTCTGATCAAGCGTGGCATGGATACCCACAAACCTGCCTTGGTGCTGGGCGGGATGCTCCTCATTGCCGCCGCCGCATGGTTGACCTCCCAGGCGCTTGGACTGCTTGAAAAGAAACTGTGCCCTTGGAAACGCAACATTGAAAACCTGTAAACGGGCAAGCCCGGCAAAGAAATGCACCCATCCGGAAGAGATAAGGAAGTTCTATGAATACCGAACATAAAGCAAAGCCGAAGATTTGTTGCGAGCAGGTCAGCAAGACTTTTATCCAGAAGGGCAATCAGGAAGTTCCCGTCATCAGCAATGTCAGCATTAACGTGCATGAAAATGAATTTCTGGTGGTGTGTGGTCCCGGCCAATGCGGGAAATCTACCTTGCTGAAAATCATTGCGGGCCTCGAACTCCCTGATACCGGCACGGTCACAATCGACGGAAAAGAAATCTCCGGTCCCGGCACTGACTGCGGCATGGTGTTCCAGAGTTATATGCTCTTCGCTTGGAAGACCGTGCGCCACAACGTGGAAATGGGTCTCAAATTCCGCAATGTGCCCCCCGATAAGCGTGGCGAGATCGCACAACACTACATTGACATGGTGGGCCTCAAGGGCTTTGAAAATCATTACCCTCACCAGCTCTCTGGCGGCATGAAGCAGCGGGTGGGCATTGCCCGAGCCTACGCCAATACCCCCAGTGTCATGCTGCTGGATGAGCCCTTTGGTCAGCTCGACGCGCAGACCCGTATGTTTATGCAGCATGAAACCATACGCATCTGGGAACAGGAAAAACGCACAGTTATCTTCGTTACCAACAACATCGACGAAGCACTGTTTCTGGGTGACCGTATCGTTCTGATGGAGGGCAAACTTCCCGGTACGGTCAAAACTGAATACTGTGTCGATCTGCCCCGGCCGCGCGAACACACCAGTACAGCCCTGCTGCAACTACGCAAGCTCATCACTGACAATACGGAATTGGTACTGTGAGCGATGGAAGCGACATCCATTGGCCTGCTTTTTGGGTGTGCCGGCGTAGCAGTCGTCTTTTACGGCACAAGACGACTTATTGATGGAAAAGGCAAGAGGCTAGGAGACACTGGAGACTATGCGGACTGTGCAGCGCTTAGAGACGATTACAGACGACTTTTTCTGCTGCGCCTGAGCTGTTTCACTCTGAGTCTGGCCGCAGCTGGCATTTGGCTTCTGGAACCCAAACCATATGCAGCCGGAATACTGGTCAGCGTCGCCTGTCTTTTGCTCTGGCGGGCCTTCCGCCTACGAAACCGCATCGTGGTGCGGCTGCGAGAACAAGGGGAAAAAATGGTCATATCTGGAGACAGTGCCTCCATAAAGCTGCATCCAGACCGTGCTGACGAGAAATAGTGGTCAGTTTAGACTTCCCCAAGTTGTGTCATTCGTCTAGGCGTTCTCTCCGAGCGCCCTGGTTCGGATATCACCCGGTAAGGAGGTGTATAGTAACCACGTAAAAGGACGAATTGGCTATCCCCCCGCTCGCCGCCGGGGCTGTACGTGAAAAGCAAGATGCGGCAATGCGTGCCCCGGAAGTTTCCACCGTGGCGTGAAACATCATCGGCGGTTTTCCGCAGGACGATCCGCGGACGCTGCCCACAACAGGAGGAAAAGCTATGTTGAAAAAACTGAGTATCTGCTTTTTCGCGATGGTATCTGCCCTCGTTCTATGCTCCTTGACTAGTGCGGCAGACAAGCCCATGAGACTCAAGACTGCCTGGATGGATGAACATGAGACCTTCCTGATCTGGTACGCCCATGAGAAAGGCTGGGACAAGGAGGTGGGTCTCGACCTTGACCTGCTGCTCTTCAGCAACGGCATGGACATCGTCAACGCCCTGCCCGCCGGAGAATGGGTT
This region includes:
- a CDS encoding IclR family transcriptional regulator; this encodes MANTVSERTAPEKKYYTVGVLTKAFSVIEIMSRESKWELGRLAASAGMPKGTLQRILLTMVELGYVSRDRSQYALNLEFYRLGQRIAANNSILEHARPLCRKLMQAVNEIVNLCVGLNTEMVVVDQQIPWQTLRLDSIIGSSFPIFLSASGKAYCAFLDELKLLRLLQEIRRENQAIEQKAVDRFLAELEIVRVEGLGFDREELFQGLRSISAPIFDCTGNVIATVGCSMPTVRVTPEKSELLAREVADCAAQISHSLGAAPRLFSPGAHAMLDEAPPATE
- a CDS encoding UbiX family flavin prenyltransferase; this encodes MAYRIVFGVCGASGMPLAKAVLAAFASVPDLECHLIISTQASRVLEAECEVSAEALGGLAAASHEPGDLSAGPASGSWQHNGMVICPCTMSSLAAIAGGYGSNLIHRAADVSLKERRPLILVTRETPLSLIHINNMQAATQAGACIMPFMPAFYSGETTLAGLMRHFAGRLLDQLHIPHMLCARWQNNQ
- a CDS encoding helix-turn-helix domain-containing protein, which produces MRLRSVHMVRAVSRQQIADFLGYHLNSVSRWIREFEREKRLEARPRGHREAVTVLSAIRLEGMTECLVFTGLPP
- a CDS encoding sigma-54 interaction domain-containing protein translates to MYVQSYIKHEHLQQLLGNPLFLKLLDSLKVGTSLTDKEGNILYFSKSGYELYNLKSENSVVGQKIDELFQTGKEGSLLTAKNKKINNINSRLYNGVEGLCRRVPIVDSSGEVVCVLSEVISTSHSQSYNHELLYRINQLKNLFQQQITVKSGLYSFDMIIGNSAIMQNLKSKGLLFARNSAPILLTGENGTGKELFAQAIHNASTRANNAFIPVNCAALPHDLAEAELFGYEAGAFTGAKKSGQKGLFELADEGTIFLDEISELPLHLQTKLLRVLESKEIQKLGMGKKVYSNFRLIAATNRHIPDMVHQGIFREDLYFRLNILELHLPPLRKHREDIPLLISQLTKDICPPMIAQNFHVSSEVFKIFMQYNWPGNIRELKNVLTYSYCCMENINETELSSQFLPERLLKGVNKWKSARTSLKSLVAESEKDGILSALEKTGYNKSKAAKNLGISRNTLYLKMKEYNIPSGW
- a CDS encoding ABC transporter ATP-binding protein, with the protein product MLRTQAEAASKEPPVTTQDAAIKIQVKHLTKRFGDLTVLEDINFVIKKGELLAIVGPTGCGKTTFLNCLSKLMPATKGEILIDGEAANPQKHNISYVFQEPTCLPWRTVRENVAYGMEIKGVNKEEREKRASEIMDLVGLSSCADLYPNQVSASMMQRIAVSRAFAVAPDLLLMDEPYGQLDVKLRYYLEDELVNLWRTLGSTVLFVTHNIEEAVYIAERILVLTAKPTSIKKEISIDLPRPRDLVDPKFVELRKAVTDLIRWW
- a CDS encoding ABC transporter permease, giving the protein MAYKKVEIKQPLPLLVLPYLSVITFFVMWELSVRTGIVPDTLLAPPTTVIKTFIVKLHDISPDGATIGRHAWTSCQEAFTGFALSLLVGIPLGLCMGWFKIVEGLCRPIFELIRPIPPIAWIPLTVFWFGIGLTGKVFIIWIAGIVPCVINSWVGVRMTNPTLIQMARTYGASDWQIFTQLCIPSALPMVFGALQLALTYCWTNLVGAELLAADSGLGYLITMGGKVARPDIIVLGMICVGISGAIIGFIIDEIEKKLLAGIRR
- a CDS encoding ABC transporter permease, with protein sequence MTTHSIANETVDHSRQKEAWTLKRVLTNTYLLNAVSLILFFLIWDYVAKERIFHDSLARPLDVLKQIIKLITVKYAGSTLWGHIWASTRRILIGFSIAAVIAVPLGLFMALNRYVNALVKPLFDLFKPMPPIAWVTIAVLWFGIGETSKVFIIIIGSFVPCLLNACNGVRLVDPELYDVIRVLGGKRRDEIFHVCLPASFPAVFAGLQISLSVAWTCVLAAELTNSRAGLGFLIKRGMDTHKPALVLGGMLLIAAAAWLTSQALGLLEKKLCPWKRNIENL
- a CDS encoding ABC transporter ATP-binding protein: MNTEHKAKPKICCEQVSKTFIQKGNQEVPVISNVSINVHENEFLVVCGPGQCGKSTLLKIIAGLELPDTGTVTIDGKEISGPGTDCGMVFQSYMLFAWKTVRHNVEMGLKFRNVPPDKRGEIAQHYIDMVGLKGFENHYPHQLSGGMKQRVGIARAYANTPSVMLLDEPFGQLDAQTRMFMQHETIRIWEQEKRTVIFVTNNIDEALFLGDRIVLMEGKLPGTVKTEYCVDLPRPREHTSTALLQLRKLITDNTELVL